In Castanea sativa cultivar Marrone di Chiusa Pesio chromosome 6, ASM4071231v1, a single window of DNA contains:
- the LOC142639469 gene encoding uncharacterized protein LOC142639469: MELASFKEEGLSKNLYFLEKWVLSELNEAWKQLKEDEEVHMVLGGFMITHRMAMVIVMVRPVLIYEARTRRLDHRTRVRHGDVQATPLPAHLGLPFNFARNLYYRSSYSYAATHSIPGYVPPGYNALRTTLLQREKAHVDRLLKPIKDFWLENGVSIVSDEWSNPQRRPLINIMTVSDRGPVFIKAIDGSSEFKDKHYISGVLRDAIKEIAHDKVVQVINDNANVMKSVGALIEVADTRFASVVIMLKRLKLIKRCLQAMAISEQWASYREDDVGKAQKVKDMILSDFWWDSVDYIFEFTAPIYDMLQVADTDKHCLHFVYEMWDSMIEKVKAAIYWHEGLEDDEYSSFWGVVYDILIDRLNKNCTPLHYLAHSLNPKYYSIEWLSKNLKCIPSHWDHEISMEMSKFLDRYFEDVNELKVVKFEFAAFSGGRFPSSDVLTDR; this comes from the exons ATGGAATTGGCTTCTTTTAAAGAAGAAGGCTTGTCCAAGAATCTCTATTTCCTAGAAAAGTGGGTTCTGTCAGAGTTGAATGAAGCATGGAAGCAActcaaagaagatgaagaagtcCATATGGTTCTTGGTGGGTTCATGATAACCCATCGTATGGCTATGGTGATAGTCATGGTGAGGCCAGTTTTGATCTATGAAGCACGGACACGGCGTTTGGACCATCGAACCCGCGTCCGACATGGGGACGTGCAAGCTACGCCACTGCCTGCGCATCT TGGGCTTCCGTTCAACTTTGCAAGAAACCTATATTATCGTAGTTCCTATTCATATGCCGCTACTCATAGCATTCCAGGTTATGTTCCTCCTGGATACAATGCCTTGagaacaacacttttgcaaaGAGAAAAGGCTCATGTTGATAgacttttgaaaccaattaaggaCTTTTGGCTTGAAAATGGTGTAAGTATAGTTTCCGATGAATGGTCAAATCCACAAAGGAggcctcttattaatattatgacTGTATCAGATAGGGGTCCAGTGTTTATAAAGGCAATTGATGGGTCAAGTGAGTTCAAAGACAAACATTATATTTCTGGGGTGTTAAGGGATGCTATAAAAGAGATTGCACATGACAAAGTTGTCCAAGTCATCAATGATAATGCTAATGTGATGAAGTCTGTTGGAGCTCTTATTGAGG TTGCTGATACTAGATTTGCTTCAGTTGTTATAATGCTAAAaaggttgaagttgataaaaagatgcCTTCAAGCCATGGCTATTAGTGAGCAATGGGCTTCTTATAGGGAGGATGATGTTGGAAAAGCTCAAAAGGTGAAAGATATGATTTTAAGTGATTTTTGGTGGGATAGTGTTGATTATATCTTTGAATTCACAGcacctatttatgatatgctACAAGTAGCTGACACAGATAAGCATTGTCTTCATTTTGTATATGAGATGTGGGATTCAATGATAGAAAAGGTGAAGGCAGCAATATATTGGCACGAAGGGTTGGAAGATGATGAGTATAGCTCATTTTGGGGTGTGGTGTATGATATACTCATTGATcgattgaataaaaattgtaCACCACTACATTACTTAGctcattccttaaatcctaa GTATTACTCCATTGAATGGCTTTCAAAGAATCTAAAATGCATCCCTTCACATTGGGATCatgaaatttctatggaaaTGAGCAAGTTTTTGGATCGATACTTTGAAGATGTGAATGAATTAAAGGTGGTGAAGTTTGAGTTTGCTGCATTTTCAGGAGGGAGGTTTCCTTCATCAGATGTCTTGACAGATAGGTAG
- the LOC142641641 gene encoding tRNA nucleotidyltransferase cca2-like translates to MANTNSASAPVVEEVKERIELTQIERNIFDRLLATLRHFGLTNRHLRVAGGWVRDKLLGKECYDIDIALDNMLGSEFVDKVRDYLLSTGEQVQGVAVIPCNPEQSKHLETARMRLFDMWIDFVNLRSEEYSDNSRIPTKQKFGTAEEDAYRRDLTINSLFYNINTDSVEDFTKRGIADLKSGKIVTPLPPKTTFLDDPLRVLRAIRFGARFGFLLDEELKEAASCDEVKDALAAKISRERIGVEIDLMLSGNQPVKAMTYICDLMLFWIVFTLPPKFEPAKSEGCDRFCIGYLDATWSLIQLIGDSTFNDEQRRLSLYAALFLPFRKTIYKDNKAKKIPVVNYIFRESLKRKASDAETVLNLHSALDKFLSLIPFLVSDGNIQPIEVNWGTGLDDVPLTSKLRVLTGLLLREIKDFWRVTLLLSTLLYPTEVDCTEDFPKQHFQLDKQRDLFEAVESAIAKLGLEKVWDVKPLVNGKDIMSVLQLKAGGPLIRVWQQKLLAWQLAHPYGTAEESTDWMRQSHSKRVKTE, encoded by the exons ATGGCAAATACAAACTCTGCGTCTGCACCAGTGGTTGAAGAAGTAAAGGAGAGGATTGAACTGACACAGATTGAGCGGAACATCTTCGACAGGCTTCTCGCCACTCTTCGCCATTTTGGCCTCACCAATCGCCATCTCCGAGTCGCAGGTGGCTGGGTCCGCGACAAGCTTTTAGGGAAAGAGTGCTACGACATTGATATCGCTCTCGACAACATGTTGGGAAGTGAATTCGTCGACAAAGTCAGGGACTACTTGTTGTCTACAGGAGAACAAGTCCAAGGTGTCGCTGTTATTCCATG CAATCCTGAACAGTCTAAACATTTAGAAACAGCAAGGATGCGCCTTTTTGACATGTGGATTGATTTTGTAAACTTACGGTCTGAAGAGTACAGTGATAATAGCCGCATTCCTACAAAG CAAAAATTTGGCACAGCAGAAGAGGATGCATACAGAAGGGATTTAACCATCAACAG CCTGTTCTACAATATTAACACTGATTCAGTTGAAGATTTTACTAAAAGAG GCATTGCAGATCTAAAATCTGGAAAGATAGTGACTCCTTTACCTCCGAAGACTACTTTTTTGGATGATCCATTACGAGTTCTTCGAGCCATCCGTTTTG GTGCAAGATTTGGATTCCTATTAGATGAAGAGCTAAAGGAAGCTGCTTCCTGTGATGAAGTGAAAGATGCTCTTGCGGCTAAAATTAGCAGAGAGCGCATTGGAGTTGAA ATTGATCTCATGCTCTCTGGAAATCAACCAGTTAAAGCAATGACGTATATTTGTGATTTGATGTTATTTTGGATTGTCTTCACTCTTCCTCCCAAGTTTGAGCCTGCCAAGTCAGAAGGCTGTGATAg GTTTTGCATTGGTTACTTAGATGCTACATGGAGCCTCATTCAATTGATTGGAGACTCTACTTTCAAT GATGAACAACGAAGGCTGTCCTTGTATGCTGCCTTGTTCCTCCCATTTAGGAAGACCATATATAAAGATAACAAGGCCAAAAAG ATACCTGTTGTCAATTACATTTTCCGGGAGTCTCTTAAGCGAAAAGCCAGTGATGCTGAGACA GTTTTAAATCTACACAGTGCATTGGACAAATTCTTATCTTTGATTCCTTTCCTAGTGTCTGATGGGAACATCCAACCCATTGAAGTTAATTGGGGAACAGGATTGGATGATGTCCCTCTTACTTCAAAACTTCGGGTACTGACAG GATTACTTCTACGAGAAATCAAAGATTTTTGGCGAGTGACCTTGTTGTTGTCTACATTGTTATATCCCACTGAAGTTGATTGTACTGAAGATTTTCCAAAGCAGCACTTTCAATTGGACAAGCAAAGAGATCTATTTGAGGCAGTTGAAAGTGCCATTGCTAAATTAG GTCTTGAGAAAGTGTGGGATGTAAAACCGCTGGTCAATGGGAAGGACATTATGAGTGTCTTGCAGCTTAAAGCTGGAGGGCCACTTATTAGGGTTTGG CAACAAAAATTGCTTGCGTGGCAACTTGCCCATCCCTATGGAACTGCTGAGGAAAGTACTGATTGGATGAGGCAAAGCCATTCTAAGCGTGTAAAAACAGAGTAA